CCGGCTGGTCGGACGAGGAGCTCTTCCAGCGGGCACGCCTGATCACAGCGGCACTCATCGCCAAGATTCACACCATCGAATGGACTCCGGCGGTCATCAGCCATCCGACGATGGTCACCGGAATGCGCGTCAACTGGTTCGGTGTCCTCGGTGAGCGGGTGCACCGGCTGCTCGGCCGGATCAGCTCGAGCGAGGTGCTCAGCGGCATCGTGGGCGGGCGAACCGACCACTTCGGCGTCCCCTACTCCCTGACCGAGGAGTTCGTGGCCGTCTACCGGATGCATCCCCTGGTCCCCGACGACTGGAACTTCCGCTCGGCTGCGGACGACTCTCTGCTGCAGGAAGCGACGTTCCGGGATCTGGCCGGGCGGCAGGCCTATGAGATCCTCGGCAAACACACCCTGTCGGATCTGTTCTACTCCTTCGGCACCTCGCACCCGGGCCTGGTGACCCTGCACAACTACCCGAAGTTCCTGCAGGAGTTCCAGCGCCCCGACGGCAAGCTCATGGACCTCGGGGCGGTCGACATCCTGCGCATCCGGGAACTCGGCGTACCGCGGTACAACGAATTCAGGCGTCTGCTGCATCTTCCCCCGGCGGAGAATTTCGACTCGCTCACGGACGACCCGGGCTGGGCCGAGGAGCTGCGTCGGGTGTACGAGGGCGACCTCGAACGCGTCGACCTCATGGTGGGCATGTTCGCCGAGCCCCGGCCGAAGGGTTTCGCCTTCAGCGACACGGCCTTCCGGATCTTCGTCCTCATGGCGTCCCGCCGGCTCAACAGCGACCGTTTCCTCACCAAGGACTACACGCCTCAGGTGTACACGCAGACCGGACTGGACTGGGTCGAGAACAACAGCATGGTCAGCGTGCTGCTGCGGCACTTCCCCGAACTGCGTTCGTCCATGAAGTCGGTGAACAACGCGTTCGCCCCCTGGAAGGCATCCTCACCCGCGCGGTGATCACGCTCGGTGCCCGTCGAACCCCGAGCGGCTGTTGGGTGCGCGCCAGAGACTGTCAGAAGGGTCGGCGGATGTCGCCTTCGGTCATCATCGCCCGTCGGGTAGGAGGACTGCCCTTGGCAGGGCCCGCTCCGCTGCTGACGCCCCAGGGCTGCTCCCCGGGAGCGGCCCTGCTCCGTTCGACAGCCATGGCGCGCCGCCGGAGAATCGGAAGTGTGTAAGGAGGGACCATGAGCATCCGCATAGCCGCTTTCAACTGCGAAAACCTCTTCCGGAGACCCATCGTCTTCAGTAGCGGGAACGACCCTATTCGCGACGCCGTGCTCGAGGACTTCAGGGAACTTGTCGCAATCCTCGATCACGACACGTATACGGCCAACGACAAGACAAAAATCATCGAGCTTCTCAAGAAGCACAGCGTCGATGTCTCCCAGGAAATCTCCACCCAGACGATCCGGGTGAACGAGCCGCGCGGACAAGCCCGGCTGCTCAAGGGCGTGGGCAGCAACATCGAGGTCAGGGCCGAGGTCACGGGACGGTCCGCCTGGGTCGGCTGGGCCGAACTGGTCAAGGACGACCTCAGCTGGGACGCCGTCAAGAACACCGCCAGGGTGATCGCCGAGGTGAACGCCGACATACTGCTGACGGTCGAAGTCGAGGACCGGCTCACCCTGCACCGCTTCAACAAACAGGTGCTGGCGGGCCAGTTCGATGCGGGTCCGTATCCGTTCAACATGTTGATCGACGGCAATGACATTCGCGGCATCGACGTGGGGCTGTTCAGCCGGCACCCAATCACCTCCGTACGCTCGCACATCTTCGACAAGAAGGATTCCCGGGACATCTTCAGCCGGGACTGTCCGGAATTCGAGATCGACCTCCATGGCGAACCGCTCTGGCTTCTCGGGAACCACTTCAAGAGCAAGATCGGCGGAGGCGGCGACAAGCGCAAGCTCCAGGGCGAGCGCGTCGCCCAGCTCTACCAGGCCGCGCTCGAGCGCTCGGCCCATGTCGTAGTCGCCGGGGACCTCAACGACACCCCGGGCAGCCCGCCGCTCACGTTCCTCGAGGCCACCAGCCTGAAGGACGCGATGACCCACGACAGTTACGAGGGGCCGCCCGGCACCCATGGGAAGTGCACGTCCTCCAACGACAAGATCGACTACCTGATGTTCTCGCCGGAGTTGTTCGCCAAGGTGGAGAAGGTCGAGGTAGAGCGGCGTGGGATCTTCGAGTTCGGCACCCCGTTCGACACCGTGACCGGACCCGGCGACCAGGCTTCCGACCACGCCGCCCTCGTCGCCGAACTCGACCTGTAAGGGCAGCCCGGCGGCACGGCAGGGCCCCGACGGGCCGGGCCGTGACGAAGACGAGCTTGCGGTGATCCGGCGATCGGCACGGCCGCGGAAGGCTCCGCGGGACCTGGTGGCAGGCGCGGATGGTGGACCTGAGCTGAGCCGGACTGCGGGTGCCGACGATCGCGGATGAGGTGCGCTGCGGCAGGAAACCGTGTGCCGCTGGCTGCACCGCTTCCCGCACCGACAACTCGCCCTCTACGGCGCCGATATGTCACTTCAGGTCGGGCGTGTCTCCGTCTGCTTCGGTGTGCGGGCCTGCTTCGGTGTGCGGACCTGCTTCGGTGCGCGGGCCTCTACCACTGGTTGTCGAGTGCATGATCGTGTTTCGGATACTGCCCTCGGGCGCACGGAGTGAGCAGCGGTACAGCGGCTACGGCTACGGCGGGGACCGGGTCGGCGCTGATGTCCTGCCGCAACGCTATCCCTTCGTGACAGTAAGCCTGTCCTTGTGACAACTCTCGTGCTTCGGCTGAGCGGCCCGCCCCGCTGAGCCGAAGCACGTCAGGGCTTCTACCGAGGTGTTAGCTGCATCCGCAGTTCGCCCGGTCCGATTGACGCTCCCGGGACGGGGCGGGTCCGGTGTTGGCCGGGCAAGTGCTTCAGGCGCCAGCGGGCGAGGAAGTTTTCAGGCACGCACTTAGCCCGGAAGAGGGCCAGCGGCCTCACTGAAGTACTAGGGCCTGTCTGTTAATTCGGTCGTCCGGTCAGCGGTCTACCCAGTCCGGCGCCCACACGTCGTGCGGGGTTCGCGGGCCTGCGGTGCGCAGACGGTCGCGTAGCGCGGTCGGCACGGGGTGCTGGTCTCCGCTGCGGAACAGCAGCACGTGCGGGTAGACCGGGGTCGGGTCGTGCAACGGGATGCACCGTAGGTCGTGGGTCTGGGGCCACAGGTACCGGTCCCCGCTGCCGACGAGGGTGGCCAGCGAGGCCGAGTCGGCCAGCGCGTCCCCGTCCAGGCTCAGCCGGGAGCCTCGGGAGGTCCGCACCAGGAGCGTGACCTCTATGTGCCTCTCCAGGGCCGCGCTCCGCTTGGAGACCGCCTGCTGGCTGATCCCCAGCTCGTCGGCCGCAGCCTGGAACTGGCCGGTCTCGGCGACGGTCACGAACGTCCGCAGCGCTCAACATCCACGCTTCCACCCTCCTTACACAACCATGGGTTGTGTCTGGTGTGGTGCAGGGTTGTTTGCTCGAGTGTTCTGCGCGGTGGTGGGATCAGCGCATGTCTACCCGCACAGAGCAGGTCATGTATGTCCAGACGCCTGAGTTCGCGCGTCATGCGGAGCGGATCGTGGAGGTGACCGATGCGACGTCTCGACTGAACGGGCTTCCGTTCAGCGACAGCGAAGGTCGCGCGGAACTGCTTTCCGTTGTGTTCGGTGGCCCGCTGCCGGAGTCGGTGATGATCTACCCGCCGTTCTTTACGGAGTACGGGCTGAACACGACGTTCGGGGAGAACGTCTTCGTCAACCAGGGATGCACCTTCATGGACAAGGGAGGCATCCGTATCGGCAACGGCGTCATGATCGCCCCAAAGGTCAGCCTCATCACCGGAGGCCATCCACTGCCCCTGGCCGAGCGCCGCGAGTACCTCTCCTTCGCCCCGATCGCCATCGAAGACGACGTCTGGATCGGGACGGCTGCCGTGATCACGCAGGGAGTGACCATCGGTGCCGGTGCGGTGGTCGCTGCAGGCGCGGTGGTCACTCGTGATGTTCCTGCCGGCACCGTGGTCGCGGGAGTGCCCGCCCG
This Streptomyces decoyicus DNA region includes the following protein-coding sequences:
- a CDS encoding peroxidase family protein, translated to MGRAHDDSAGRTTSRNADETGTASWFVQLHNKLALALDHKVGWQNLPKSLGMLTLIGLRNNLRRKNLFDTSTYPTRNLPPIGPSEPRHLTERTGDGTYNDLANPRMGMAGSRFGRNAPPERNLPETEPQIMSPSPREVSRALLTRREFVPAESVNALVAAWLQFMIRDWVSHGQGRMDVPWHIQLVDDDPWPARPMLVPRTPADPTRPDSDDGLPPTYLNEKSHWWDASQLYGDDLAAQRQLRTGEDGKLKVPRNGSPFSDDPERDPASVPGFWVGLAMMHTLFILEHNAICDRLRGEYPGWSDEELFQRARLITAALIAKIHTIEWTPAVISHPTMVTGMRVNWFGVLGERVHRLLGRISSSEVLSGIVGGRTDHFGVPYSLTEEFVAVYRMHPLVPDDWNFRSAADDSLLQEATFRDLAGRQAYEILGKHTLSDLFYSFGTSHPGLVTLHNYPKFLQEFQRPDGKLMDLGAVDILRIRELGVPRYNEFRRLLHLPPAENFDSLTDDPGWAEELRRVYEGDLERVDLMVGMFAEPRPKGFAFSDTAFRIFVLMASRRLNSDRFLTKDYTPQVYTQTGLDWVENNSMVSVLLRHFPELRSSMKSVNNAFAPWKASSPAR
- a CDS encoding endonuclease/exonuclease/phosphatase family protein, giving the protein MSIRIAAFNCENLFRRPIVFSSGNDPIRDAVLEDFRELVAILDHDTYTANDKTKIIELLKKHSVDVSQEISTQTIRVNEPRGQARLLKGVGSNIEVRAEVTGRSAWVGWAELVKDDLSWDAVKNTARVIAEVNADILLTVEVEDRLTLHRFNKQVLAGQFDAGPYPFNMLIDGNDIRGIDVGLFSRHPITSVRSHIFDKKDSRDIFSRDCPEFEIDLHGEPLWLLGNHFKSKIGGGGDKRKLQGERVAQLYQAALERSAHVVVAGDLNDTPGSPPLTFLEATSLKDAMTHDSYEGPPGTHGKCTSSNDKIDYLMFSPELFAKVEKVEVERRGIFEFGTPFDTVTGPGDQASDHAALVAELDL
- a CDS encoding helix-turn-helix domain-containing protein, which produces MTVAETGQFQAAADELGISQQAVSKRSAALERHIEVTLLVRTSRGSRLSLDGDALADSASLATLVGSGDRYLWPQTHDLRCIPLHDPTPVYPHVLLFRSGDQHPVPTALRDRLRTAGPRTPHDVWAPDWVDR
- a CDS encoding DapH/DapD/GlmU-related protein, which encodes MYVQTPEFARHAERIVEVTDATSRLNGLPFSDSEGRAELLSVVFGGPLPESVMIYPPFFTEYGLNTTFGENVFVNQGCTFMDKGGIRIGNGVMIAPKVSLITGGHPLPLAERREYLSFAPIAIEDDVWIGTAAVITQGVTIGAGAVVAAGAVVTRDVPAGTVVAGVPARVIKTID